The following proteins are encoded in a genomic region of Cryptomeria japonica chromosome 11, Sugi_1.0, whole genome shotgun sequence:
- the LOC131063940 gene encoding bZIP transcription factor 53-like, which produces MAPPSNAILPNSNMGMSACTNSTISSGGPMVQQVNSGSEEDPHQIIDERKQKRMISNREYARRSRLRKQQHLDELRKEAFPLREENNRSLTDFNFISRNYKKLHEENIVLKTHADELTLKMQYLNMAMQWAGVLNGLDLSSSNGLLDPIPMDNNK; this is translated from the coding sequence ATGGCTCCTCCATCAAATGCAATTTTGCCCAATTCAAATATGGGCATGAGTGCATGCACAAATTCCACAATTTCTTCTGGTGGGCCTATGGTGCAACAGGTAAACTCAGGCTCTGAGGAAGACCCACATCAAATCATTGATGAGAGGAAGCAGAAAAGAATGATTTCCAATAGAGAATATGCAAGGAGGTCCAGATTGAGGAAACAACAACATTTGGATGAACTGAGAAAAGAGGCATTTCCTCTCAGGGAAGAAAACAATAGAAGCCTCACAGACTTCAATTTTATTTCTCGGAATTACAAGAAGCTGCATGAGGAGAATATTGTGCTTAAAACCCATGCAGATGAATTAACCCTCAAGATGCAGTATTTGAATATGGCAATGCAATGGGCTGGGGTACTGAATGGCCTGGATTTGAGTTCATCAAATGGCCTTTTGGATCCAATTCCCATGGATAACAACAAGTAG